One window of the Lytechinus pictus isolate F3 Inbred chromosome 5, Lp3.0, whole genome shotgun sequence genome contains the following:
- the LOC135154081 gene encoding putative nuclease HARBI1: protein MDYLHHLHNLELLRELPLPRPRRGLRDARNPSESYEDGPFQDRYRLSKETVIYIINMLEAELKRDTQRNDPLPVYLQVLTALRFHAVGSFQKMHGDEAAISQSSTCRIIKDVSEAIARRKRQYMKFPSTREEVEATQRQFFQYCRFPGVIGAIDGTHVYIRSPGGDQAIYFLNRKNRYSINVQVVCDQAGKITSIVARWPGSTPNSATVSHFSTKLGW, encoded by the exons ATGGATTATCTCCATCACCTTCACAACCTTGAATTGCTAAGAGAG ctaCCTTTGCCAAGACCACGTCGTGGGCTACGGGATGCTAGAAATCCATCGGAATCGTACGAGGATGGGCCATTTCAAGATCGGTATCGACTGTCAAAAGAAACCGTCATTTACATCATCAACATGCTGGAAGCCGAATTGAAGAGGGACACACAGAGGAATGATCCACTTCCCGTTTATTTGCAGGTGTTGACGGCTCTCCGTTTTCATGCAGTGG gATCATTTCAAAAGATGCATGGTGATGAGGCAGCAATATCACAGTCATCAACGTGTCGAATCATCAAAGATGTGTCAGAAGCTATAGCAAGAAGGAAAAGGCAATACATGAAGTTTCCTTCGACAAGAGAAGAAGTTGAAGCAACTCAGCGACAGTTCTTCCAGTACTGCAGATTTCCAGGAGTGATAGGTGCAATTGATGGGACACATGTCTACATCAGGAGCCCTGGTGGGGATCAGGCAATATACTTCCTCAACAGGAAGAATAGATACTCGATCAATGTTCAG GTTGTTTGTGATCAGGCTGGGAAAATAACAAGCATCGTTGCCAGATGGCCTGGCAgcacacctaactccgcaaccgtaagtcacttttcaaccaaacttggatggtag